One genomic window of bacterium includes the following:
- a CDS encoding energy-coupling factor transporter transmembrane component T: MTPCETIQTGPARPRPRVALGGALVTAAAAAALPAGEIVGAGLVAGLLLANWIFLKPRPRGLLRWLLRGVGILTLITAATPFFGPGTPVGKILGLTVYREGLLLWASIVSRGAVAILAMGAAVSALGANGAVIALARFPLPRVISGLFAVSWLQLHLLGEEMTRRARAVELRGPGAGRALRRRALGGTLGAVFKKSLDRGHRLGLAMSLRGDGEPTFTKGAPLRALDWIYLVVAILPLGVTLWTYID; the protein is encoded by the coding sequence ATGACCCCCTGTGAGACCATCCAGACCGGCCCGGCGCGTCCGCGTCCCCGCGTCGCCCTGGGCGGGGCGCTCGTCACGGCCGCGGCCGCGGCGGCCCTCCCCGCGGGCGAGATCGTCGGCGCCGGCCTCGTCGCCGGGCTGCTCCTGGCGAATTGGATTTTCTTGAAGCCCCGCCCCCGGGGGCTTCTGCGCTGGCTCCTGCGGGGCGTGGGCATCCTGACGCTCATCACCGCCGCCACCCCCTTCTTCGGCCCGGGGACCCCGGTCGGGAAAATTCTCGGCCTGACGGTCTACCGGGAGGGGCTCCTTTTATGGGCCTCCATCGTCTCCCGCGGGGCGGTGGCCATCCTCGCGATGGGGGCCGCCGTCTCCGCCCTGGGCGCGAACGGGGCGGTCATCGCCCTGGCCCGCTTCCCCCTGCCGCGCGTCATCTCGGGCCTCTTCGCCGTGAGCTGGCTCCAGCTCCACCTGCTGGGGGAGGAGATGACCCGGCGGGCGCGGGCCGTGGAGCTGCGTGGACCGGGCGCCGGGCGCGCCCTCCGGCGAAGGGCGCTGGGGGGGACCCTGGGCGCCGTGTTCAAAAAGAGCCTGGACCGGGGGCACCGGCTGGGGCTGGCCATGAGCCTGCGCGGCGACGGCGAGCCGACATTCACCAAAGGAGCCCCGCTGCGGGCGCTGGACTGGATTTACCTGGTCGTCGCCATCCTGCCTCTGGGCGTCACCCTCTGGACCTACATTGACTGA
- a CDS encoding ABC transporter ATP-binding protein, which produces MTDGHAASTLVLDGLTCRYPEGPTVLAGVDLRLAAGERVALLGGNGAGKSTLLLCLPAALPYSGRLAVDGLEARGNEKAVRERVGLVFQDPGDMLFAPSCREEVAYGPLCRGWPAEEIQEEVHGWLHWAGLADKADIPPFRLSYGERRRLSLAAVMVCRPSLLALDEPAAMLDPAAIRDLVQLLTSLPQTMLVATHDLGFAEKVADRAAVLCGGKVVYDGDLPTLRDHPDLAEWRLG; this is translated from the coding sequence TTGACTGACGGACACGCAGCCTCGACGCTGGTACTGGATGGCCTGACCTGCCGCTACCCCGAGGGGCCGACGGTGCTTGCGGGCGTGGACCTCCGGCTGGCCGCCGGGGAGCGCGTGGCGCTTCTGGGCGGGAACGGCGCCGGGAAGTCCACCCTCCTCCTCTGCCTGCCCGCCGCGCTGCCCTACTCCGGGCGCCTGGCGGTGGACGGGCTGGAGGCCCGGGGGAACGAAAAGGCCGTCCGGGAGAGGGTGGGGCTGGTGTTCCAGGACCCCGGCGACATGCTCTTCGCCCCCTCCTGCCGCGAGGAGGTGGCCTACGGGCCGCTGTGCCGCGGGTGGCCGGCGGAGGAAATCCAGGAGGAGGTCCACGGCTGGCTCCACTGGGCCGGGTTGGCGGACAAGGCGGACATCCCGCCGTTCCGGTTGTCCTACGGGGAAAGGCGGCGGCTGTCCCTGGCGGCGGTGATGGTCTGCCGCCCGAGCCTTCTGGCCCTGGACGAGCCGGCGGCCATGCTCGACCCGGCCGCGATCCGCGACCTCGTCCAGCTCCTTACCTCCCTGCCCCAGACCATGCTCGTCGCCACCCACGACCTGGGCTTCGCGGAAAAAGTGGCCGACCGCGCCGCGGTCCTCTGCGGGGGGAAGGTCGTCTACGACGGGGACCTCCCCACCCTGCGCGACCACCCGGACCTGGCGGAGTGGCGCCTCGGGTGA
- a CDS encoding cyclic nucleotide-binding domain-containing protein, which translates to MDTNDLAQIQLFANLEEEQLEKIVGLLHRLEVQPENEIVVEGETGQRLYIIVEGTAQVRQVLDTDRAKVLASLGKGNFFGELALLDSGPRSASVVAVTPCELYYLDRDEFMDLLKKYPEMAIKLAQTLAGRLRRANRQIKDLSLYTL; encoded by the coding sequence ATGGATACCAACGACCTGGCGCAGATTCAGCTCTTCGCCAACCTGGAGGAGGAGCAGCTCGAGAAGATAGTGGGGCTCTTGCACCGGCTCGAGGTGCAGCCGGAGAACGAGATCGTCGTCGAGGGCGAGACCGGTCAGCGGCTCTACATCATCGTCGAGGGCACGGCCCAGGTGCGACAGGTGCTGGACACCGACCGGGCCAAGGTGCTGGCCTCCCTGGGGAAGGGGAATTTCTTCGGCGAGCTGGCGCTGTTGGATTCCGGGCCCCGCTCGGCCAGCGTGGTCGCCGTGACGCCCTGCGAGTTGTACTACCTGGACCGTGACGAGTTCATGGACCTTCTCAAGAAGTACCCCGAGATGGCGATAAAGCTGGCGCAGACGCTGGCCGGTCGCCTGCGCCGCGCCAACCGGCAGATAAAGGACCTCTCGCTCTACACATTGTGA
- the tyrS gene encoding tyrosine--tRNA ligase, with protein sequence MSEIKHELERILFGLVDCITAEELEKRLAKRRAENKPLRLKLGADPSAPDIHLGHSVPLRKLRQMQETGHHVDFVIGDFTGMIGDPTGRSKTRPALSREEIDANAKTYEEQVFKILLPERTTIRFNSEWSDKLSFSDVIRLAAKYTVAGMLERNDYRQRYNDGQPVGVHEFLYPLAQAYDSVVLETDIEIGGTDQLFNFICTRDIMGRSGVEPEIVITVPLLEGTDGVEKMSKSLDNYIGISEPGEEMYGKTMSIPDTLIVKYFTLATDADPAEVRKMEEGMASGGLNPRDAKARLAREIVTLYHGAAAARKAEEHFETVFRQKEIPDEVPEYEIPDGMRWICELIKHVGFAKSNGEARRLIQQGGVRLGGEKVSDVDLELDPKRDDGVVLQVGKRRFAKLNIPHPRQIESVDLLGDDL encoded by the coding sequence ATGAGCGAAATCAAACACGAGCTGGAACGCATCCTCTTCGGCCTTGTGGACTGCATCACCGCCGAGGAATTGGAAAAACGGCTCGCCAAGAGGCGCGCCGAGAATAAGCCCCTGCGCCTGAAACTCGGCGCCGACCCCAGCGCCCCGGACATCCACCTCGGCCACTCCGTGCCGTTGAGAAAACTGCGGCAGATGCAGGAAACGGGCCACCACGTGGACTTCGTCATCGGCGACTTCACGGGGATGATCGGCGACCCCACCGGCCGCAGCAAGACCCGCCCCGCCCTCTCCCGCGAGGAGATAGACGCCAACGCCAAAACATACGAGGAGCAGGTTTTCAAGATTCTCCTCCCGGAGCGGACCACCATCCGGTTCAACTCCGAGTGGAGCGATAAATTGAGCTTCAGCGACGTCATCCGGCTGGCGGCCAAGTACACCGTGGCCGGGATGCTCGAGCGCAACGACTACCGCCAGCGCTACAACGACGGCCAGCCCGTGGGGGTCCACGAGTTCCTCTACCCCCTGGCCCAGGCCTACGACTCGGTGGTTCTCGAGACGGACATCGAGATAGGCGGCACCGACCAGCTCTTCAACTTCATCTGTACCCGGGACATCATGGGCCGCTCCGGCGTCGAGCCGGAGATAGTCATCACCGTGCCGCTCCTGGAGGGGACCGACGGCGTGGAGAAGATGAGCAAATCCCTGGACAACTACATCGGCATCAGCGAGCCGGGAGAGGAGATGTACGGCAAGACGATGAGCATCCCGGACACGCTCATCGTCAAGTACTTCACCCTGGCGACGGACGCCGATCCCGCCGAGGTCCGGAAGATGGAGGAGGGGATGGCGTCGGGCGGGTTGAATCCGCGGGACGCCAAGGCGCGGCTGGCGCGGGAGATAGTCACGCTCTACCACGGCGCCGCCGCCGCCCGGAAGGCCGAGGAGCACTTCGAGACCGTCTTTCGTCAGAAGGAGATTCCCGATGAGGTCCCGGAGTACGAGATTCCCGACGGCATGCGTTGGATTTGCGAGTTGATAAAGCACGTCGGTTTCGCGAAGAGCAACGGCGAGGCGAGGCGGCTGATTCAGCAGGGCGGTGTGAGGTTGGGCGGGGAGAAGGTGTCAGACGTGGACCTGGAGCTGGACCCCAAGCGGGACGACGGCGTGGTGCTGCAGGTGGGTAAGCGGCGGTTCGCCAAGCTGAACATTCCTCACCCAAGACAAATAGAATCTGTAGACCTCCTTGGAGATGACCTGTAG
- a CDS encoding isoprenylcysteine carboxylmethyltransferase family protein, producing MWWLIGSARKRRADEVCQSLAVGGLFVGWLLGWTSLRLFDLEWLQNLGWVTIGVASATLISTVVFMHVKGKPGSANFEKTTRLVVTGPFAVIRHPLYAATAWWSAGAFFIHQSLLAAATFLTTSVLAYMAARLAAPHLAEKFGPDYAAYAERVPRFNPLTGLWRLITRRRPDRP from the coding sequence TTGTGGTGGCTCATCGGTTCGGCGAGGAAAAGGAGGGCCGACGAGGTCTGCCAATCCCTGGCCGTGGGCGGCCTCTTCGTGGGGTGGCTCCTGGGCTGGACGAGCCTGCGGCTCTTCGACCTGGAGTGGCTTCAAAACCTGGGCTGGGTGACGATAGGGGTCGCGAGCGCCACCCTCATCTCCACCGTCGTCTTCATGCACGTGAAAGGAAAGCCCGGGAGCGCGAACTTCGAGAAGACCACCCGGCTCGTCGTCACCGGCCCCTTCGCCGTAATCCGCCACCCGCTTTACGCGGCCACCGCCTGGTGGTCGGCGGGGGCCTTTTTCATCCACCAGAGCCTCCTCGCCGCCGCCACCTTCCTGACCACCTCCGTCCTGGCCTACATGGCGGCCCGACTGGCCGCGCCCCACCTGGCGGAAAAGTTCGGCCCGGACTACGCCGCGTATGCGGAGAGGGTCCCCCGTTTCAACCCTCTGACCGGGCTGTGGCGCCTGATTACACGCCGCCGACCCGACCGCCCTTGA
- a CDS encoding amino acid--tRNA ligase-related protein, with amino-acid sequence MQDAKRFHDATTELRKFFVERGFIEVPVQSRLSILAACEDPYTISMFTFAGEKWPLPQTGQMWLEYELLTHPRWPGVFCVSTSYRNEPRPIPGRHDLVFPMFEFEAQGGVADLVALEKALIGELGMGDSRIADYNEVCEKYGSAAIGAREEELLERDYGCPVILTRFPFRSHPFWNMKEIGDRLFNKVDVILHGMETVGSAERSCNPGEMRANFHGVSHGKYAEKLFELFGRERVMRELDAYLALDMFPRFGGGIGLTRLARALRLEEERGASALREAECG; translated from the coding sequence ATGCAGGACGCGAAACGGTTCCACGACGCCACGACGGAGCTCAGGAAATTTTTCGTCGAACGGGGCTTCATCGAGGTACCCGTGCAGTCGCGGCTGTCCATCCTGGCCGCCTGCGAGGACCCCTACACGATAAGCATGTTCACCTTCGCCGGGGAGAAGTGGCCCCTGCCGCAGACGGGGCAGATGTGGCTGGAGTACGAGCTTCTGACCCACCCCCGGTGGCCCGGCGTCTTCTGCGTGAGCACGTCATACCGCAACGAGCCCCGCCCGATTCCGGGCCGGCACGACCTCGTATTCCCCATGTTCGAGTTCGAGGCGCAGGGGGGCGTGGCCGACCTGGTGGCCCTGGAAAAGGCGCTCATCGGAGAGCTCGGGATGGGCGACTCCCGCATCGCGGATTACAACGAGGTGTGCGAGAAGTACGGGTCGGCGGCCATAGGGGCGCGGGAGGAAGAGCTGCTGGAACGAGATTACGGATGCCCCGTGATTTTGACCCGGTTCCCCTTCCGGTCGCACCCGTTCTGGAACATGAAGGAAATCGGTGACAGGCTCTTCAACAAGGTGGACGTCATCCTCCACGGGATGGAGACCGTCGGCAGCGCGGAGAGGAGCTGCAACCCCGGGGAGATGCGGGCCAACTTCCACGGCGTCAGCCACGGGAAGTACGCCGAGAAGCTGTTCGAGCTTTTCGGGCGGGAAAGGGTGATGCGGGAGCTGGACGCCTACCTGGCCCTGGACATGTTCCCGCGGTTCGGTGGTGGGATAGGGCTGACGCGGCTCGCCCGGGCGTTGAGGCTGGAGGAGGAGCGTGGGGCATCGGCGCTGCGGGAGGCCGAATGCGGCTGA
- a CDS encoding DUF86 domain-containing protein, with product MKKRDKTYLGDILEAAERILEYTKKRSKKDIEADKMIQDAVVRRFEIIGEAVKRLSVELKQNHPAMDWAAMAGMRDVLIHEYDVVDIDIIWYTLNSDVPKIIKYVRDLLRDG from the coding sequence ATGAAAAAGCGTGATAAAACATATCTAGGTGATATTCTGGAAGCCGCCGAACGCATCCTGGAATACACGAAGAAGCGGAGTAAGAAGGACATAGAGGCTGATAAAATGATTCAGGATGCCGTTGTACGGCGATTCGAGATCATCGGTGAAGCGGTGAAGAGACTCTCGGTCGAGCTGAAGCAAAACCACCCGGCTATGGACTGGGCGGCGATGGCTGGAATGCGTGACGTCCTCATTCACGAGTACGACGTTGTGGACATAGATATCATCTGGTACACGCTTAATTCGGATGTCCCGAAAATAATTAAGTACGTGCGCGATTTGTTACGCGATGGTTAA